From a region of the Haematobia irritans isolate KBUSLIRL chromosome 4, ASM5000362v1, whole genome shotgun sequence genome:
- the LOC142234965 gene encoding uncharacterized protein LOC142234965, whose amino-acid sequence MSGTQPPQRQAIHSIHNKQFWTEFFCLYESQPALWDVNSPLYKNRQVKCSSYDIMVNKLKEIEPDSDREDVLRKINIFRTNYRRECSRINSSLLEGRPYKSTLWYFDLLSFLQTAETRRERKRKLVDDDGEKSIMRKRRYNSTNLKPTDNISINKRKESFIDFHAQTNDADIYSKYEETDFDYVVEDFSHGLVEAKNGNIEMQETLKVQTNMYHQEDEDDISHTEYDPEYPRYSMHKNIASSANSQSSTQDITLSNVFVSGSDGGGENDDAIVATDDDLQRQHVYEEYDSDNGQSAIVANELGNLNPSKQWTIKTQMSQSIPLASTSKSLRISHEPVVSTSCNYNENSLMSTKLVRDVKTMTTDKFNKTNQLNRVSQSSEILAKSWAVQYDELSQEQKVLARKAINDILFEGYLGQLVRGSNGRVTVCNSSQNRNASSPQHLVDEVETSEVYEKAASTSATILIQDNTSNDHWLKL is encoded by the exons ATGTCTGGAACACAACCACCTCAACGCCAGGCAATTCATTCTATACACAACAAACAGTTTTGGACTGAATTCTTTTGCCTGTACGAAAGCCAACCAGCTCTTTGGGATGTCAATAGCCCATTGTACAAAAATCGTCAGGTTAAATGTAGTTCCTACGATATAATGGTAAACAAATTGAAGGAAATCGAACCGGACTCGGATCGTGAGGATGTTTTGCGTAAAATTAACATATTCAGAACAAATTATCGAAGAGAGTGTTCCCGCATAAATAGCAGTTTGCTTGAAGGCAGACCATATAAATCCACCCTATGGTATTTTGATCTGTTAAGTTTTTTACAAACTGCCGAAACCCGGAGAGAGAGAAAACGAAAATTGGTGGATGATGATGGAGAGAAGAGTATTATG cGTAAACGTCGTTACAATTCAACAAACTTAAAGCCCACCGATAACATTTCAATCAATAAGAGGAAAGAAAGCTTTATTGATTTCCATGCTCAAACAAATGATGCGGATATCTACAGCAAGTATGAAGAAACTGACTTTGATTACGTTGTCGAAGATTTCTCTCATGGTTTGGTAGAggcgaaaaatggaaatattgaAATGCAAGAAACATTGAAAGTACAGACTAATATGTATCATCAAGAGGATGAAGATGATATCTCCCATACTGAATATGATCCCGAATATCCGCGCTATTCCATGCACAAAAATATTGCTTCTTCTGCCAATAGTCAGAGTTCAACGCAAGATATAACATTATCCAATGTATTCGTTAGTGGTTCCGATGGTGGAGGCGAAAACGATGATGCCATTGTTGCAACAGATGATGATCTTCAACGTCAACATGTCTATGAGGAATATGATTCTGATAATGGCCAAAGTGCAATTGTTGCAAACGAATTGGGAAATTTAAATCCAAGTAAGCAATGGACCATTAAGACTCAAATGTCCCAATCAATTCCATTGGCATCAACATCGAAGTCTCTACGAATTTCCCATGAACCTGTAGTGTCAACATCATGCAACTATAATGAAAATTCGCTAATGTCAACAAAACTTGTGAGAGATGTTAAAACTATGACTACggacaaatttaataaaactaatCAATTAAATAGGGTTTCACAGTCTTCGGAAATACTCGCCAAATCTTGGGCGGTACAATACGATGAATTGTCACAAGAACAAAAGGTTCTGGCTCGTAAAGCTATAAATGACATACTTTTTGAAGGTTATTTGGGACAGTTGGTTAGAGGATCAAATGGTCGTGTAACAGTTTGCAATTCGAGCCAGAATAGAAATGCTTCATCCCCACAGCACTTAGTTGATGAAGTGGAAACCAGCGAGGTTTACGAAAAAGCGGCGTCAACGTCGGCAACAATTCTAATTCAGGATAATACATCAAATGATCATTGGCTAAAGCTTTGA
- the LOC142234973 gene encoding uncharacterized protein LOC142234973 isoform X2 translates to MSDETHKNLESKDETYASYNRRILIRSIRKRPRLYKNEFLRTPALHRNEKQKLWDEIAVEAKYSSADIAKCKWRSLISYLRTHLEHVVLKKERRYIPNTHNPEDRYTKLEHWL, encoded by the exons ATGTCAGATGAAACGCataaaaatttggaatctaAGGACGAGACGTATGCTTCATATAATCGCCGCATACTTATACGTAGTATACGAAAACGGCCTCGTctttataaaaacgaatttttgcgGACACCTGCACTGCAccgaaatgaaaaacaaaagctATGGGATGAAATCGCTGTCGAGGCAAAATATAGCAGTG ctGATATTGCCAAATGCAAGTGGCGTTCATTGATAAGCTATCTACGAACACATTTGGAACATGTAGTTCTTAAAAAGGAACGACGTTATATACCCAATACGCATAATCCCGAAGATAGATACACCAAATTAGAGCATTGGTTATAA